From Pantoea vagans:
TGTCCGCAGCCTTAACCTCCAGGGTGATTTTTCCCCAGCGGGTGGTGGTCAGAGCATAGTGCATCAGCGTGGTCAGCACTTTGCGCAGGGCGCGACGGTCGCCAAAGCGCGTCTCGTCATTCGCCAGATGATTATTCACCACCAGCGACAGCCCTTTGCGACGCATCAGCGGCAGGCTTTCCAGTGCGATTTCGTCCAGCAGCTCCTGCAGGTTAAAGACGGTGGCATCCGGTGACCAGTCATGCGCCTCAAGCCGGTTCAGCAGCACGATATCATCCACCAGTCGCGCCAGCCCCTGGCTCTCATCGAGCAGGTCCAGCACGGTCTCATCGGCGTCACGCTGGCTGAGCTGCACCAGCTGCGTCACCATCTTCTCCAGTGGCTGATTCAGCGCATGACCCAGATTGTGCAGCAGCTGCTGACGCATCTGATGGTTGCGGTCCAGCACCTGCTGCGCTTTCTGCAGTTTCTTGTTCACCAGCAGCTCACGATCCTGATCACGCATCATAAACAGCTGGGTATGTGGCGACAGCACGCTGCGGGCGTGGCGAATTTCATACACTTCGTTATTGATAGTGGCCTGCAGCACGCCCTGATGCTGGTCGGACATATTAATAATCTTCTGCAGATTGAGGTGAGGCAAAAGATGTTCAGCAATCTTATTGCTCAGCAGGGTGCGGTTGCTGGCAAAGTCATACACCAGCAAGCCGACCGGCAGGCTGGCGACAATCTCCTCATTCAGTACCCGTAGCGAGTCGAGTTCAGCGCTCTGATTCTCGCTGGGACGCAGCGATTGCTGGCGCAGCAGCACGATACCCGCCAGCGACAGCAGGAACAGCAGCAGGTTGATGAGCAGCGGCCAGAGCAGGTTGTGCAGGCTGTCGATAATCAGGCGGGTAATCGGCACCTGATAGACCAGCTGCAGCGACGTACTGGGCAGGGTGGCCGTAATCTCAATGTTGGGATTAACCAGCGTGATGCGGGTGTTTTCTACCTCCTGCTGATCGGCTGTCGTGGCAGGCATTGAGCTGTCCTGACGCAGCTGGAAGTTTTCCAGCGGCATGTTCTGCGGAACAATATCGTTAACCGGCAGATCAAAGGCGACCACCGTGGCCAGATGGCCCGGCTGATTAAAGGTGGTGCGCAGCGTGAAATAGTGGTCGTTCTGGAAGGCGAGGTGGCGCAGCGGCGAGAAGCTCTCGCGTTCATCCAGCGCATTAGCCTGTTGCAGCATCTCCGCGCGGCGACTATCCACCATTGCGCTGATAGCGCTCTCTTTATAGCGCGTCGCCATATCTTTCAGCGGCAGGGTCGAGATCATAATCAGGCTGTTGTCCTGACCGTTTAAAAAGTACATCGACCAGGTAGGATTTTCTGCGCCCCACAGCGTGTCGAGATAGTTCGACATCCGCATGGTCATATCCAGCGTGCTGCTGTCGTGTGAGCCGAAAATCAGCGCTTCGGTTTTACGGCGGGTTTTTTCCAGGTAATAGACGTCAGGACGCAGTCGCGTCTCCTGCAGATTGCTGCCGGGTGTGGCGCCTGCTGCACTGGTGGAGAGATTTTCATAGATTTGCCAGGTGGCAAAGCGGTAGGCGTCGATGCGCTTCTGCACGTCACGCGCCAGATCGTCCATCGCATAGCGTTTGCCGGTCAGCCAGGCATTGACCGAGTTATGCACCATAAAGCCCAGCGCCAGCAGCAGCACCAGATTGAAAACCACAAAAAAGCGGGTGACATTGCCGGAGGTCAGTGGAAACTTATACAACATAGCGTGTCAGGTACCTGAATTATCGCGCAACTTTTCGCGCACTGGCGGCTACCGCTAACAGCAACAGCGCGATCATTAAAAATGCGCCGCTGAGGCTGATCCATTGCGAAATGAATCCGATTAAAGCCGGACCTGAGAGAATACCCGCATATCCCAGCGTTGTCATGGCAGAAATCGCCAGGTTCGCAGGCATATCCTGTTGATTCCCGGCAGCATTGAACAACATCGGCACCGTATTGGACAAACCAAAGCCCACCAGCAGAAATGCCAGCAGGGCGATCTCCGGCCACGGCAGCCAGACGGCCAGCGTCATACCCGCTGCGGCAGTCAGTGCGCCCGTCAGCATCACCGGATAGCGGCCAAAACGCTGGATGATCTTATCGCCGCTAAAACGGCCCAGCGTCATCGCCACCGAAAAGACCGCATAGCCCAGACCCGCATAAGCGGGTGACATCGCCGGATTCTGCAGCAACAGCAGTGCGCCCCAGTCCAGCACTGCCCCTTCCGCGAGGAACAGGATAAAGCAGAGCAGGCCAAGAAATGCGACCCAGCCGCGTGGGATCACCAGCCAGGGCTGATCGGGCTGATGCAGGCGCTGATTCATTAACACCGGCAGTCGCCACAGCAGCAGTAACAGCATCACGGCCATCACCACCAGGGTCGCGTGCAGCGGCGTAAACGCGCGGCTCAGCAACAGGCTCACCGTGCCCGCTCCCAGAATCCCGCCCAGGCTGAAGAAGCCATGAAAGCCGGACATCATCGGTTTATCGGCAGCCTGCTCAACCTGCACCGCCTGATAATTCATCGCCACATCCAGCATGCCCAGCCCGGCTCCAAACAGCATCAGCGCCGCTGCCATCACCAGATGAGAGTCAGCGGTGGCCAGCAGCGGCATCATAAGCAGCACTAACAGCGTGGAGAAGCCCATGACCCGACGGCAGCCAAACCGTGCCACCAGCGTGCCGGTCACCGGCATCGCGGCCAGCGAACCAATTCCCAGGCAAAGCAGTAACGCGCCCAGTGAGGCGCCGCTGAGCTGCAAACGGTCGCGCGCAAACGGCACCAGCGGTGCCCAGGCTGACATCCCTAAACCATTAATCAGAAAGATGGTGCGTGTGCCCCAGTTCAGGCGGCTCTGATGCTTATGTTGTTGTGCAGCGTCCAGTGCAGTCATAGGTCAGATTCATCAAGGGTAAAGCGGAAAAGTGTAGCACTGGCCGTGAGTTCAGTGGCCGTTGCGCCTTTTATTAAAGTGGTGCAGCAACATCGTTTAAATGGCAAAACCGGGAGTTTACCGACTTTTGCTGCGCCGCGAATTTTTTCCAGAACTTTCCTGGTATGACCACCACCCACGCAGTATGACTTAACTCAAATTTCAATGCTGCTTTTCAACAACTTGCCGCCCAACAAGTCGGAACAGGACCAGCCATAAATGATGGCTGAATCGCATAATTAACAAATTTATTT
This genomic window contains:
- the rcsD gene encoding phosphotransferase RcsD, producing MLYKFPLTSGNVTRFFVVFNLVLLLALGFMVHNSVNAWLTGKRYAMDDLARDVQKRIDAYRFATWQIYENLSTSAAGATPGSNLQETRLRPDVYYLEKTRRKTEALIFGSHDSSTLDMTMRMSNYLDTLWGAENPTWSMYFLNGQDNSLIMISTLPLKDMATRYKESAISAMVDSRRAEMLQQANALDERESFSPLRHLAFQNDHYFTLRTTFNQPGHLATVVAFDLPVNDIVPQNMPLENFQLRQDSSMPATTADQQEVENTRITLVNPNIEITATLPSTSLQLVYQVPITRLIIDSLHNLLWPLLINLLLFLLSLAGIVLLRQQSLRPSENQSAELDSLRVLNEEIVASLPVGLLVYDFASNRTLLSNKIAEHLLPHLNLQKIINMSDQHQGVLQATINNEVYEIRHARSVLSPHTQLFMMRDQDRELLVNKKLQKAQQVLDRNHQMRQQLLHNLGHALNQPLEKMVTQLVQLSQRDADETVLDLLDESQGLARLVDDIVLLNRLEAHDWSPDATVFNLQELLDEIALESLPLMRRKGLSLVVNNHLANDETRFGDRRALRKVLTTLMHYALTTTRWGKITLEVKAADKQADRVIIELVDTGAGLTVDELANVDFPFLGDTSQDRYGQASGMAFFLCKQLCKQMGGSLDIVAKADIGTRYNMQLPLVLEQKHEEEEEKILDGVTALVEITVEDVHKIVCRHLENWGARCLTPDERISGQDHDVLVTDDPSKLSGWALLLAEDELGHHALNDQQYRVNFNLSNAMLDALLALIEKQLSHDVMDNDMEDDTATPLMSGGYFQLFTETVPVDVKRLYTESAEKDYASLAQTAHRLKGVFAMLNLTPGKQLCEELEHHIKACDDSNITNTTSDIDAYVNQLLQQGNQ
- a CDS encoding MFS transporter: MTALDAAQQHKHQSRLNWGTRTIFLINGLGMSAWAPLVPFARDRLQLSGASLGALLLCLGIGSLAAMPVTGTLVARFGCRRVMGFSTLLVLLMMPLLATADSHLVMAAALMLFGAGLGMLDVAMNYQAVQVEQAADKPMMSGFHGFFSLGGILGAGTVSLLLSRAFTPLHATLVVMAVMLLLLLWRLPVLMNQRLHQPDQPWLVIPRGWVAFLGLLCFILFLAEGAVLDWGALLLLQNPAMSPAYAGLGYAVFSVAMTLGRFSGDKIIQRFGRYPVMLTGALTAAAGMTLAVWLPWPEIALLAFLLVGFGLSNTVPMLFNAAGNQQDMPANLAISAMTTLGYAGILSGPALIGFISQWISLSGAFLMIALLLLAVAASARKVAR